DNA sequence from the Cyanobacteriota bacterium genome:
GGTGTTGCGCGATCAGGGTTTTCAAACCTTGATTGTCAATGCTCAAGATGTGGTGCTGGTAAGCCGCACTGTGCGCTATTAACGTGGGTTATTCACTGAGAAATCATGTCATTACTGCATACACCAGCCCTCAAGACACTAGCCCATTACCTAGCGGGCAAGTTTGACAATCGTGAACAGGCGATCGCCGAGCCTACGTGGTATGTCTCCCTGACTCTGTGGCAGCGACCAACACCGTTATTTGCTGACGATAGCATTACGCTGTTTATAGAGCAGGCAAACAGCATGACCTTAGATCAACCCTATCGACAACGCATTTTACGCCTACAGGCAACATCTGACGGCGAGCTACAAGGTCAATATTACGCTCTGAAGGACTTTACAGCTTGGAAGGGAGCTGCTAGCGATCGTCAACGTTTACAGCAACTGACGAGTGAGCATTTAGACTTGCTCCCTGGT
Encoded proteins:
- a CDS encoding chromophore lyase CpcT/CpeT, which produces MSLLHTPALKTLAHYLAGKFDNREQAIAEPTWYVSLTLWQRPTPLFADDSITLFIEQANSMTLDQPYRQRILRLQATSDGELQGQYYALKDFTAWKGAASDRQRLQQLTSEHLDLLPGCLLTITCQHNQFDANLSPGSQCSFTYQGKTTYVSLGFQASGNRLLVYDKGIDPVTGQGLWGALMGPFQFSKREDFSHELP